Proteins encoded together in one Sceloporus undulatus isolate JIND9_A2432 ecotype Alabama chromosome 4, SceUnd_v1.1, whole genome shotgun sequence window:
- the MAFA gene encoding transcription factor MafA: MASELALSGADLPSSPLAIEYVNDFDLMKFEVKKEPSEAERFCPRLPPPGSLSSTPLSTPCSSVPSSPSFCAPSPGNGAGNGAGGGGGGPGLGQAVGSGANAGKAQLEELYWMAGYPPPPHLNPEALHLSPEDAVEALIGNPHHQHPHQGNGGGTTGGGYEGFRGGQSFPGEEMANHHHHHAAHHHGSGGPGGGGGLGSHHHHHHGGPALGGHHHHHHHHHHHHLRLEERFSDDQLVSMSVRELNRQLRGFSKEEVIRLKQKRRTLKNRGYAQSCRYKRVQQRHILESEKCQLQGQVEQLKAEVQRLAKERDLYKDKYEKLAGANSAPNRPFPGPNPSNNNNPAREAPPNKTPASADFFM; encoded by the coding sequence ATGGCATCGGAGCTGGCGCTGAGCGGGGCGGACTTGCCGAGCAGCCCTTTGGCCATCGAGTACGTCAACGACTTCGACCTGATGAAGTTCGAGGTGAAGAAGGAGCCCTCTGAGGCTGAACGCTTCTGCCCGCGCCTCCCACCGCCGGGATCGCTCTCCTCGACGCCACTCAGCACCCCTTGCTCTTCAGTGCCCTCTTCGCCCAGCTTCTGTGCCCCCAGCCCGGGCAATGGGGCAGGCAAtggggccggaggaggaggaggaggcccagggcTGGGCCAAGCCGTCGGAAGCGGGGCCAACGCAGGCAAGGCCCAGCTGGAGGAGCTCTACTGGATGGCCGGTTACCCGCCACCACCGCACCTCAACCCGGAAGCCCTCCACTTGAGTCCCGAAGATGCCGTCGAGGCCCTCATTGGCAACCCTCACCACCAGCATCCCCACCAAGGCAATGGAGGAGGAACCACTGGAGGAGGGTATGAAGGCTTTCGAGGTGGACAGTCCTTCCCAGGTGAGGAAATggccaaccaccaccaccatcacgcTGCCCACCATCATGGCAGCGGTGGGCCTGGAGGTGGTGGCGGCCTGggttcccaccaccaccaccaccatggaggCCCTGCTCTTGGaggccaccaccatcaccaccatcaccaccatcaccaccacctgcGCCTGGAGGAGCGCTTCTCCGACGACCAGCTGGTCTCCATGTCGGTGCGGGAACTCAACCGCCAGCTGCGGGGCTTCAGCAAGGAAGAGGTGATCCGCCTGAAGCAGAAACGCCGCACCCTCAAGAACCGTGGCTACGCCCAGTCCTGCCGCTACAAGCGCGTCCAGCAGCGGCACATCCTGGAGAGCGAGAAATGCCAGCTCCAGGGCCAGGTGGAGCAGCTCAAGGCCGAGGTCCAGAGGCTGGCCAAGGAGAGGGACCTCTACAAGGACAAGTATGAGAAGCTGGCCGGCGCCAACAGTGCCCCAAACAGGCCCTTTCCAGGCCCTAAtccctccaacaacaacaaccccgcCAGAGAGGCGCCCCCCAACAAGACCCCCGCCTCCGCAGACTTCTTCATGTga